In Coturnix japonica isolate 7356 chromosome 7, Coturnix japonica 2.1, whole genome shotgun sequence, one DNA window encodes the following:
- the RPRM gene encoding protein reprimo, which yields MNGSAGGGTAAAGLVAGAGSAALELERALRCCTAASAVTDGGGGGAAAADERSLYIIRVVQIAVLCVLALTVVFGIFFLGCNLLIKSESMINFLVKDRRPSKEVEAVVVGPY from the coding sequence ATGAACGGCTCTGCGGGCGGCGggacggcggcggcggggctggTAGCGGGCGCCGGGAGCGCGGCGCTGGAGCTGGAGCGGGCGCTGCGCTGCTGTACGGCCGCCTCCGCGGTGACCgacggcggcggcggaggagcggcggcggcggacgAACGGAGCCTGTACATCATACGCGTGGTGCAGATCGCCGTCCTCTGCGTCCTGGCTCTCACCGTCGTTTTCGGCATCTTCTTTTTGGGCTGCAATTTGCTCATCAAGTCGGAGAGCATGATTAACTTTTTGGTGAAGGACCGGCGGCCGTCCAAGGAGGTGGAGGCGGTGGTGGTGGGACCGTACTGA